The Planctomycetota bacterium genomic interval TCCGGGAAAGTTCCTCGACGCCCGCCATCCCGACTGCGGCCGCGTCAACGAGTCCAACGCCATCCACGTCGGAGACGTCCTCGTCAAGCAGATCGCCGGGGCGATCGCCCGCCGCATCGTGTGCGAGGCCAAGCCCAACGACGTGCTGGCCCGGGGCCAGCGCTTCGGCATGATCAAGTTCGGCTCCCGCACGGAGCTCTACATCCCGAAGGACCGCGTCGCGGAACTCCGCGTCCGGATCAACGACAAGGTGAAAGGTGGACAGACCGTCATCGCCCGAACCCGTTAGCCGGCGGTGGCCTTTCCGGCGCCCGGGGCGCCCCCGGCCCCTGCGCACGATCGCGCTCCTGCCGACCCTGATCACGCTGGGCAACGGGGTCTGCGGGCTGGCCGCCATCTTCGCCATCGGAACCGGCCTTCATACCGAGGCCGAGCGCCACTTCACGCGCGCCGCGTGGCTCATCCTCGGGGCCATGATCTTCGACGCCCTGGACGGCTTCGTCGCCCGCATGACCCGCACGGCGTCCGCCTTCGGGGCGCAGCTGGACTCCCTCTGCGACCTGATCACGTTCGGAGTGGCCCCCGGTTTCCTCGTTTTCGCCGTCACGCGGGGCGCCGACGGCTTCTGGGAGCGCCCCATCCAGGTGGCCTGCATCCTCTACGCCCTCTGTGCCCTCATCCGCCTGGCGCGCTTCACGGTGGAAACCACGCCGGACGAAAGCTCCCACCGCGAATTCGCCGGCCTCCCCTCCCCGGCCGCCGCCGGAGTCCTGGCCGCGGCGGTTCTCCCCTCGCGCGTCCTGCCCCAGGCCGTCGTGGATCTCATCCACCCCGCGCTGCCGGGCCTCACGCTGGCCATGGCGGTGCTGATGGTTTCGCGGGTCAAGTATGTCCACGTCATCAATCGCCTCCTCCGCGGCCGGCGCCCGTTCGTAACCCTGGTGGAGCTGGCCCTCCTGGCCGCGCTCGGCGTCATCTTCCGGGAATTCGTGCTCTTCCTGGCCTTCTTCGCCTACGCGGCCTCGGGCCCCATCCTGGGGATGCGCAAGCGCCTGGCCCGGCGGCCGGCGCCCGCGGGCGTCCTGGCCCCTCCTCCCCGCGAGCGGCCGGGGGCCTGAGTTCCTCCCGAGAAAGGGGTCCGTACGATGCCGGCCGAACCCGACGACCTTCCCCAGACCCCTCCGGCGGTGCTCGCCTACATCGGTCTGGGATCCAACCTCGGCGACCGTCTCGGAACCCTCCGCGCCGCCCTGGCCCGCCTGGCGCCCCGCCGCGTGTCTTCGATCGTCGAGACCGAGCCGTGGGGCCGGACGGGACAACCGCGCTTCCTCAACTGCGTGGCCGAAATCGAAACCGACCTCCCGCCCGAGGCGCTCCTGGACCGCCTCCAGGCGCTGGAGCGGGAATTCGGCCGCGTGCGCGCGCAACGCTGGGGACCGCGGACGCTCGACCTCGACCTTCTGCTCTACGGCGATCTCGAAATCCGCACCCCCCGGCTCGTCGTGCCCCATCCCTTCCTGGCCGAGCGCCGGTTCGTGCTGGAGGGCCTCGCCGAACTGTGCCCCGACCGGGCGGTCCCCGGGCGGGGACGCACCGTCCGCGAGCTCTTGGAAAGGGCCGCCTGATGCGCACCCTCGAAACGATCCGCGACATCCAGGACTACGTGACCGGATGCCGCAAGAAAGGCCTCACGATCGGCTTCGTGCCGACCATGGGCGCCTTCCACGAAGGACACCTTTCCCTCATGCGGCAGGCCCGCCGGGACAACCGGGCCGTCATCGTCAGCATCTTCGTCAACCCGCTTCAGTTCTCCGCCGGCGAAGACTACGACCGGTACCCCCGGCGCCTCGAGCAGGACGCCCGCCTGGCCGAGTCCGAGGGCGTGGACGTCCTCTTCATCCCCTCCGTCGCCGAGATGTATCCGAAAGGGTTCGACACGCACGTCGATCAGACGGACCTGCCGTCGAAGCTCTGCGGCCCTTTCCGGCCCGGCCACTTCCGCGGCGTCCTGACGGTCGTCACGAAGCTCCTCAACATCGTCAAGCCCGACCGCGCCTACTTCGGCCAGAAGGACTACCAGCAGTTCCTCATCATCCGCCGCGCCGTCATCGACCTCAACCTGGACGTCGAGGTCCGGCTCCTGCCCACCGTGCGGGAGGAGGACGGCCTGGCGATGAGTTCCCGGAACGTCTACCTCGGGCCCAAGCAGCGCAAGGACGCAACCTGCCTCTACCGCGCGCTGCGGCGGGCGGAGGAACTGGTGGCCGCGGGCGAAAGCTCGGCCGCGCGCGTGGCCGCCGAGATGAAGCGCCTCATCCACCGCGTCAAGGGCACCCGCATCGACTACGTGGCGATCGTGAACTCCGAAACCCTGGAACCCGTCAAGGAGATCAAGGGCAAGACGCTCATCGCCCTGGCGGTCCGCATCGGCAAAGCCCGGCTCATCGACAACATCATCGTCTGAGCCGCCCCGCCGGGGCCGGCGCGCGCGGCCCTTCCCCCATGGCCCGGATCGTCCGCCGGTTCTGCCCCGCCAAGATCAACCTCTTCCTCGAGGTCCGCGGCCGCCGCCCGGACGGTTACCACGAGATCCTGACCGTCATGGCGCCGGTGGATCGGGGAGACCTTCTCGAAGTGCGCGAGGCCCGCGGCTTCTCGCTCGAGGTCGAAGGAGCGTCCCTCCCCGGCCCGAACACCGTGGAGAACGCCTGGCGGGCCGCGCTGCGGCGGCGGCGCCTCCCGGGCGCGCGCGTGCGCCTCGTCAAGCGCATCCCCGCCGGAAGCGGGCTCGGCGGCGGAAGTTCCGACGCCGCCTTCTTCCTGCGGGCGCTCGAGGACCTCTACGGCCCGATCCCCGACCTCGAGGGCGCCGCCGCCGAGGTCGGCAGCGACGTTCCCTTTTTTCTCTCCGGAGGCCCCGCCCTCTGCCTGGGCCGCGGGGAACGCGTGGTGGCGCTGGCCCGCGCCCCCCGCCTCCATGGAGTCGTCCTCTGGCCGGGCTTTCCGCTTTCGACCGCCTCCGTCTACGCCCGCGTTCGAGAATTCTTGACGAAACCCTCTCCCGACGTCATGAATTTCTTAAACGCCCTTGTCCGGGGGGACGCGGCGCGCCTGGGGCGCGCGCTGTTCAACCGGCTGGAGGGGCCGGCGTTCGCGCGGCGTCCCGAGCTGGCGCGCCTGCGGGACCGGATGGCGCGCCTGCCGTTCGCCGCCGTGCGCCTGACCGGTTCCGGCTCGGCCCTGTACGGGCTGTGCGCCTCCCGCGCGGAGGCCCGCCGCCTGGCCGACCGGCTCCGGCGGGACCGGCCGGGGGCGTTCGTGACGGAATTCGCCGATTGGCCGGGGGAGGAGCCGTGGAGATCACCGAGATCCGCATCAAGCTGACGTCCCAGCGCGCCGACAAGCTGCGGGCGTTCTGCTCGGTTACGTTCGACAACGCGCTCGTCATCCGCGACCTCAAGATCATCGAGGGACAACGGGGAGTCTTTGTCGCCATGCCCTCGCGCAAGATCTCCGACCGCTGCCCCCGATGCTCCGCCAAAAACCACGTCCGCGCCAAGTTCTGCAACGAATGCGGCCACCGGCTGGCGCCCGACCGGGTCGAACAGGCCGGCGCCGGCCGACCCAAGCTCTACGCCGACATC includes:
- the pssA gene encoding CDP-diacylglycerol--serine O-phosphatidyltransferase: MDRPSSPEPVSRRWPFRRPGRPRPLRTIALLPTLITLGNGVCGLAAIFAIGTGLHTEAERHFTRAAWLILGAMIFDALDGFVARMTRTASAFGAQLDSLCDLITFGVAPGFLVFAVTRGADGFWERPIQVACILYALCALIRLARFTVETTPDESSHREFAGLPSPAAAGVLAAAVLPSRVLPQAVVDLIHPALPGLTLAMAVLMVSRVKYVHVINRLLRGRRPFVTLVELALLAALGVIFREFVLFLAFFAYAASGPILGMRKRLARRPAPAGVLAPPPRERPGA
- the folK gene encoding 2-amino-4-hydroxy-6-hydroxymethyldihydropteridine diphosphokinase; this translates as MPAEPDDLPQTPPAVLAYIGLGSNLGDRLGTLRAALARLAPRRVSSIVETEPWGRTGQPRFLNCVAEIETDLPPEALLDRLQALEREFGRVRAQRWGPRTLDLDLLLYGDLEIRTPRLVVPHPFLAERRFVLEGLAELCPDRAVPGRGRTVRELLERAA
- the panC gene encoding pantoate--beta-alanine ligase; this translates as MRTLETIRDIQDYVTGCRKKGLTIGFVPTMGAFHEGHLSLMRQARRDNRAVIVSIFVNPLQFSAGEDYDRYPRRLEQDARLAESEGVDVLFIPSVAEMYPKGFDTHVDQTDLPSKLCGPFRPGHFRGVLTVVTKLLNIVKPDRAYFGQKDYQQFLIIRRAVIDLNLDVEVRLLPTVREEDGLAMSSRNVYLGPKQRKDATCLYRALRRAEELVAAGESSAARVAAEMKRLIHRVKGTRIDYVAIVNSETLEPVKEIKGKTLIALAVRIGKARLIDNIIV
- the ispE gene encoding 4-(cytidine 5'-diphospho)-2-C-methyl-D-erythritol kinase, whose translation is MARIVRRFCPAKINLFLEVRGRRPDGYHEILTVMAPVDRGDLLEVREARGFSLEVEGASLPGPNTVENAWRAALRRRRLPGARVRLVKRIPAGSGLGGGSSDAAFFLRALEDLYGPIPDLEGAAAEVGSDVPFFLSGGPALCLGRGERVVALARAPRLHGVVLWPGFPLSTASVYARVREFLTKPSPDVMNFLNALVRGDAARLGRALFNRLEGPAFARRPELARLRDRMARLPFAAVRLTGSGSALYGLCASRAEARRLADRLRRDRPGAFVTEFADWPGEEPWRSPRSASS
- a CDS encoding SpoVG family protein, which codes for MEITEIRIKLTSQRADKLRAFCSVTFDNALVIRDLKIIEGQRGVFVAMPSRKISDRCPRCSAKNHVRAKFCNECGHRLAPDRVEQAGAGRPKLYADIAHPINAAAREALEARILAAYREELEKSRLPGYRPVEIYEPSEDPD